The following proteins are co-located in the Elusimicrobiota bacterium genome:
- a CDS encoding radical SAM protein: protein MSIEAELPGVEASADRDAFDEPKCFDILLNYACNAKCLFCSQDFDWRKAPNELPFEKAVEHLYLAYKNGYRRLGFTGGEPTIRRDLPNLIALARKIGYTYIRIQTNGVRIADYDYVKALTDAGLTFVKFSIHGHEAGLHDKLVEVPGAFDKCLRAIENLKKLNVGIGVNIVLNEWNYRHLVEFYELFLIKLELSNFVIIAPLYEGNMTSHVPLMGARLTDMAPHIRRAYEVFTRINFPKPPLLLHFTPCVLPGYEQQMLGWSAFNTMVVSPKGEKRDLDMTAQFHTVKTEACGRCVYNDRCIGFDKSYARFFGIGEIAPLSEVPQRYDAQSQRPRHEGRSVLTDNEKCVLEVLKVKSPVATKEFLGVAEGIPLCKDCKDENAVINAAETLIRMGLVHREFRRGKYFWSLKPE from the coding sequence ATGAGCATTGAGGCGGAGCTTCCCGGCGTGGAGGCCTCGGCCGACCGGGACGCCTTCGACGAGCCCAAGTGTTTCGATATTCTTCTCAATTACGCCTGCAACGCCAAATGCCTTTTCTGCTCGCAGGATTTCGACTGGCGCAAGGCGCCCAACGAGCTTCCTTTCGAAAAGGCGGTGGAGCACCTTTATCTTGCCTACAAGAACGGCTACCGCAGGCTGGGATTCACCGGGGGCGAGCCCACCATCCGGCGCGATCTGCCCAATCTCATCGCCTTGGCCCGCAAGATCGGCTACACCTACATCCGCATTCAGACCAACGGCGTGCGCATCGCGGACTACGACTACGTCAAGGCCTTGACCGATGCGGGGCTCACCTTCGTCAAGTTTTCCATCCACGGCCATGAGGCAGGGCTCCACGACAAACTCGTGGAGGTTCCCGGGGCCTTCGACAAATGCCTGCGCGCCATCGAGAACTTAAAGAAGCTCAATGTCGGCATCGGAGTCAACATCGTTTTGAACGAGTGGAATTACAGGCATCTCGTCGAGTTCTACGAGCTGTTCCTGATCAAGCTCGAACTTTCCAATTTCGTCATCATAGCACCCTTGTATGAGGGGAACATGACGAGTCATGTTCCCCTCATGGGAGCCAGGCTGACGGACATGGCTCCGCACATCCGCCGGGCATACGAGGTCTTTACAAGGATCAACTTTCCGAAACCACCGCTCCTTCTCCATTTCACGCCGTGCGTTCTTCCGGGCTACGAGCAGCAGATGCTGGGATGGTCGGCCTTCAACACCATGGTGGTGAGCCCCAAGGGGGAAAAGCGGGACCTCGACATGACGGCCCAGTTCCACACCGTCAAAACCGAGGCCTGCGGGCGCTGCGTCTACAACGACCGCTGCATTGGTTTTGACAAATCCTACGCCCGCTTCTTCGGGATTGGGGAGATCGCGCCGCTTTCGGAGGTCCCCCAGCGCTACGATGCCCAGAGCCAAAGGCCCCGTCACGAGGGACGCAGCGTGCTTACCGACAACGAAAAATGCGTTCTCGAGGTCCTGAAGGTGAAAAGCCCCGTCGCGACCAAGGAGTTTCTTGGGGTCGCGGAGGGCATCCCGCTCTGCAAGGACTGCAAGGATGAGAACGCGGTGATAAACGCCGCCGAAACCTTGATCCGCATGGGCCTGGTCCATCGGGAGTTCAGGCGGGGCAAGTATTTTTGGAGTCTGAAGCCTGAATGA
- a CDS encoding radical SAM protein gives MKEPGKIEKLVLFTGFSCNSHCHFCIDLNKRDLPDKSTQQIVSEMAQARAKGVEYLELIGGETTIRGDFLPLVRTAKKLGFKDVVVVTNGRMLSYPEFARQTVEAGVTDLIFSIHGHDARLHDELTFAPGAFEELLKGIENVRALGFERIFANCTVVRQNMERMPDIGRLFIELDIHHAEFIFVDPTYGGAYTNFKGLVPRIAEAAPYLRETLDIGRRWGTRDWCVRYVPLCHFAEYLDQVSELREVELFHTRHWAPDFKNEDVGGSRKLAARAKTERCEGCALYERCEGLWKEYLRHYGDEELKPVEQPTPLTATRLPRGGG, from the coding sequence ATGAAGGAGCCCGGGAAGATCGAGAAGCTGGTCCTTTTCACCGGTTTTTCCTGCAACAGCCATTGCCATTTCTGCATAGACCTCAACAAGAGGGATCTTCCGGATAAGTCCACCCAGCAAATCGTCTCCGAGATGGCCCAGGCCCGGGCCAAGGGGGTCGAGTACCTGGAGCTCATCGGGGGGGAGACCACGATCAGGGGGGACTTCCTGCCCTTGGTGCGCACGGCAAAGAAGCTGGGCTTTAAGGACGTCGTGGTGGTGACCAACGGCCGCATGCTCTCCTACCCCGAATTCGCGCGCCAAACCGTCGAGGCCGGGGTGACCGACCTCATCTTCTCCATCCACGGCCACGACGCGCGGCTCCACGACGAGCTCACCTTCGCCCCGGGGGCTTTCGAGGAGCTCTTGAAGGGGATAGAGAACGTCCGCGCCCTGGGATTTGAGCGGATCTTCGCCAACTGCACGGTGGTTAGGCAAAACATGGAGCGCATGCCCGACATCGGCCGGCTCTTCATCGAGCTCGACATCCACCACGCCGAGTTCATTTTCGTGGATCCCACCTACGGCGGCGCCTACACCAATTTCAAAGGCCTGGTTCCACGCATCGCCGAAGCCGCGCCTTACTTGCGTGAGACGCTGGACATCGGCCGGCGTTGGGGCACCAGGGACTGGTGCGTGCGCTACGTCCCTCTCTGCCATTTCGCGGAGTACCTCGATCAAGTGAGCGAGCTCAGGGAGGTCGAGCTTTTCCACACCCGGCATTGGGCGCCGGACTTCAAGAACGAGGACGTGGGGGGATCGCGCAAGCTCGCGGCCCGGGCCAAGACCGAGCGCTGCGAAGGCTGCGCGCTTTACGAACGCTGCGAAGGGCTGTGGAAAGAATACCTGCGGCACTACGGGGATGAGGAGTTAAAGCCAGTAGAACAGCCAACGCCCCTCACGGCGACCCGCCTCCCGCGGGGAGGCGGGTGA
- a CDS encoding radical SAM protein, with the protein MPDFPIWPQCNIGCVFCSNPVEGFRHTTDKYSFEEIKKKLEDYKRGLRTFVKFDEVRDYFNLTGGEPTIHPDFLKILALIRSEFPQNLIRLLSNGRMFAYEDFARRTCGIAGTAFEAAIPMFGYDSKTHESISRTPLSFRQTTRGLWHLERHRKPGQLVEIRVILTRIQCRYLDGLLDFLLAEFPWVDRLTLLYEEIEGFAEKYREALKIPMSEAAGAVDRNYEKLLRFKDARLYHFSLCTVPTRLWPMVWNTLADFKVSYLEGCRSQCLYRPQCVGVHRSYVKHAGAPDIAPILKARPVVLSQNPYHPIESLEEKSLPL; encoded by the coding sequence ATGCCCGATTTCCCCATCTGGCCTCAGTGCAACATAGGCTGTGTCTTCTGCTCCAACCCTGTGGAGGGCTTCCGCCACACCACCGACAAATACTCCTTCGAGGAGATCAAGAAGAAGCTCGAGGACTACAAGCGGGGCCTGCGCACCTTCGTCAAATTCGACGAGGTCCGGGACTACTTCAACCTCACCGGCGGGGAGCCCACCATCCATCCGGATTTCCTTAAAATACTGGCGCTCATCCGCAGCGAGTTCCCGCAGAACCTCATCCGGCTTTTGAGCAACGGCCGTATGTTTGCCTATGAGGATTTCGCGCGCCGGACCTGCGGGATAGCGGGGACTGCCTTCGAGGCCGCCATTCCCATGTTCGGCTACGATTCTAAAACCCACGAGAGCATTTCCCGAACGCCGCTCAGCTTCCGACAGACCACGCGCGGCCTTTGGCATCTCGAGCGCCACCGCAAGCCCGGCCAACTCGTCGAGATCCGGGTGATCCTCACCCGCATCCAATGCCGCTATTTGGACGGGCTCCTTGATTTCCTCTTGGCCGAGTTTCCCTGGGTAGATCGTCTGACACTTCTCTACGAGGAGATCGAGGGCTTTGCCGAGAAGTACCGCGAGGCGCTCAAGATTCCCATGTCCGAGGCAGCGGGTGCCGTGGACCGCAATTACGAGAAACTTCTGAGGTTCAAGGACGCCAGACTCTACCATTTCTCCCTCTGCACCGTGCCCACCCGGCTCTGGCCCATGGTTTGGAATACCTTGGCCGATTTTAAGGTCTCCTATCTGGAGGGCTGCCGCTCCCAATGTCTGTACCGGCCGCAGTGCGTGGGAGTGCACCGTTCCTACGTCAAGCACGCCGGAGCCCCGGACATCGCCCCGATCTTGAAGGCCAGGCCCGTGGTTCTGAGCCAAAATCCTTATCACCCCATCGAGTCCCTTGAAGAAAAAAGCCTTCCGCTTTAA
- the hxsB gene encoding His-Xaa-Ser system radical SAM maturase HxsB, producing MSRLTSLPAGTSIETQSLGPFNFRDMGGWHLLTNDWGHHFMMEDCDFKRFMAGELAQNEPLWQSLKDKGFLRDFLDFRALAASYVRKNSFQWTPGPSLHMIVVTLRCNQKCQYCHSSVVDPSRTDTDMDLETARKTVDFIFRTPNPTLCVEFQGGEPLLNWPVVKFIIDYAQAKAKAGKRKLIMALVCNFTLMTEDKLDFLMDRHVSICTSLDGPAELHNRNRPFLGGGEAQPKVVRWISEIQKRCREDADKKHYLPGALMTTTRFSFPYYREIVDLYAGLGLEQIFLRPLSPIGYAKRVWHEIGYSAEEFAAFYEKSLDYILELNRSGKSQIMERTALILLTKILKGEDPGFMDLRSPAGAVLGCLAYNYNGEIFVSDEGRMVDHQGDPLFRVGDAIKDSWADVIDHPTTRACAASSTLDNQPMCFQCAYKPYCGVEPVFHYETQKSVFGQIPSSPWCVSHMGTFDVLFKKLRDPEARKVLDGWLERDQCRWQESGPAPAGVGQGELL from the coding sequence ATGAGCCGGCTGACCTCCCTTCCCGCCGGGACCTCCATCGAGACCCAGTCTCTGGGCCCATTTAATTTCCGCGACATGGGAGGCTGGCATCTTCTTACCAACGACTGGGGCCACCACTTCATGATGGAGGACTGCGATTTCAAGCGCTTCATGGCCGGCGAGCTTGCCCAAAACGAACCGCTTTGGCAATCCTTGAAGGACAAGGGATTTTTGCGGGATTTCCTGGACTTCAGGGCCTTGGCCGCCTCCTACGTCAGGAAGAACTCCTTCCAGTGGACTCCGGGCCCGAGCCTGCACATGATAGTGGTCACCTTGCGCTGCAACCAGAAGTGCCAATACTGTCATTCGAGCGTGGTCGATCCGTCGCGCACCGACACGGACATGGATTTGGAGACGGCGAGGAAAACCGTGGATTTCATATTCCGGACCCCCAACCCCACGCTCTGCGTCGAATTCCAAGGCGGGGAACCATTGCTCAATTGGCCGGTGGTGAAATTCATCATTGACTACGCCCAAGCCAAGGCCAAGGCCGGCAAGCGCAAGCTCATCATGGCCTTGGTCTGCAATTTCACCTTGATGACCGAAGACAAGCTCGACTTCCTCATGGACCGGCATGTTTCCATCTGCACATCTCTCGATGGCCCCGCCGAGCTGCACAACCGCAACCGCCCCTTTTTGGGCGGGGGCGAGGCCCAGCCCAAGGTGGTGCGCTGGATTTCGGAGATTCAAAAGCGCTGCCGCGAGGATGCCGACAAGAAGCATTATCTGCCGGGAGCCTTGATGACCACGACGAGGTTCTCTTTCCCATACTACCGGGAGATAGTGGATTTGTACGCGGGCCTGGGCTTGGAGCAAATATTCCTGCGTCCCCTGTCTCCGATTGGCTACGCCAAGAGGGTTTGGCACGAGATCGGCTATTCCGCCGAGGAATTCGCGGCTTTCTACGAGAAGTCCCTCGATTACATCCTAGAGCTCAACCGCTCGGGGAAATCCCAGATCATGGAGCGCACGGCCTTGATCCTGCTCACGAAGATTCTCAAGGGCGAGGACCCGGGCTTCATGGACCTGCGCTCCCCGGCGGGCGCGGTGCTGGGGTGCCTGGCCTACAATTACAACGGCGAGATTTTCGTGAGCGACGAGGGGCGGATGGTGGACCATCAGGGCGACCCGCTCTTTCGGGTGGGGGACGCAATCAAGGACTCCTGGGCGGACGTCATAGACCATCCCACGACCAGGGCCTGCGCCGCCTCCTCGACCTTGGATAATCAGCCCATGTGCTTCCAGTGCGCCTACAAGCCCTATTGCGGCGTCGAGCCGGTATTTCATTACGAGACGCAGAAAAGCGTCTTCGGGCAGATTCCCTCGAGCCCCTGGTGCGTTTCGCACATGGGGACTTTCGACGTTTTGTTCAAGAAGCTGCGGGACCCGGAGGCCCGGAAGGTGCTCGATGGATGGCTCGAACGCGACCAATGCCGCTGGCAAGAAAGTGGCCCGGCGCCCGCGGGCGTTGGGCAGGGAGAGCTGCTTTAA
- the hxsB gene encoding His-Xaa-Ser system radical SAM maturase HxsB: MSRLTELETPSVPKAERVAQHNFRVRGSKVLVTNEAGEFAALSAEDYRRYLTGEIGPDDTLAKGPGGLIQKEFLRDQLDFRVLAGASVDKNLLDWKGPNVHTVVVTLRCNFKCAYCHASVVDLSRTDKDMSVETARQVVELIFQSPSPSLMIEFQGGEPLLNWPVVKFIVAYARKKNEAAKRSLHFGLISNFSLLTDEVVAWAEENGVSFCTSLDGPEDLHNRNRIHLGGNTYQEVTAGLRKIQERRRQGAKLDAPNAICTVTRQSLPRAREIVEELSGLGLERIQVGPLDPIGFAARAWDKIGYGAEEFAAFYAEVLDSLIELNRKGVKAYEKMALIFLIRILEKGHWRFPNADALCRLAYNHDGDVYTCEEGRLLANEGDEFFKIGRAGESSYAELLDHPTVRASLMAASPNCQPLCFQCAYNPYCTVSPVFNHRTQASLWGQFTSNAWCGKMMGIFDVLFERLEDPEARKVLESWLEYKDR, encoded by the coding sequence GTGTCTAGGCTGACCGAGCTCGAGACCCCGTCCGTCCCCAAGGCCGAGCGGGTCGCTCAGCACAATTTCCGGGTTCGAGGCTCGAAAGTCCTCGTCACCAACGAGGCCGGGGAGTTCGCAGCACTCTCTGCCGAGGACTACCGCCGCTACTTGACCGGAGAGATCGGGCCGGACGACACCCTGGCCAAGGGGCCGGGCGGCCTCATACAAAAGGAGTTCCTGAGGGACCAGCTGGATTTCCGGGTCCTGGCCGGGGCGAGCGTAGACAAGAACCTGCTCGATTGGAAAGGCCCCAACGTCCATACGGTCGTGGTGACTTTGCGCTGCAATTTCAAATGCGCGTACTGCCATGCGAGCGTCGTGGACCTTTCCAGAACCGACAAGGACATGAGCGTGGAGACGGCCCGCCAAGTGGTGGAGCTCATTTTCCAGAGCCCAAGCCCGTCGCTCATGATCGAGTTCCAGGGAGGAGAGCCGCTGCTCAACTGGCCCGTCGTGAAGTTCATCGTTGCCTATGCCAGGAAGAAGAACGAGGCGGCCAAGCGCTCCCTTCATTTCGGCCTTATCTCCAATTTCAGCCTGCTGACCGACGAGGTGGTCGCGTGGGCCGAGGAAAACGGAGTCTCCTTCTGCACATCCCTGGACGGGCCCGAGGATCTGCACAACCGCAACCGCATCCATTTGGGCGGCAATACGTACCAAGAGGTGACGGCCGGCCTGAGAAAAATCCAAGAGCGCAGGCGACAAGGGGCCAAGCTCGACGCCCCCAACGCCATCTGCACCGTGACCCGCCAGTCTTTGCCCCGGGCCAGGGAAATCGTGGAGGAGCTGTCGGGGCTGGGCCTTGAGCGCATCCAGGTCGGGCCGCTCGACCCCATTGGGTTTGCGGCGCGGGCTTGGGACAAGATCGGATACGGCGCGGAGGAGTTCGCGGCTTTTTACGCCGAGGTCCTGGACTCCCTGATCGAGCTCAACCGCAAAGGGGTGAAGGCCTACGAGAAAATGGCCCTCATTTTCCTCATTCGGATATTGGAGAAGGGCCATTGGCGCTTCCCGAACGCCGACGCGCTTTGCCGCCTGGCCTACAACCACGATGGCGACGTTTACACTTGCGAGGAGGGACGGCTCTTGGCCAACGAGGGGGACGAATTCTTCAAGATCGGCCGAGCGGGAGAGTCGAGCTACGCGGAGCTTTTGGACCATCCGACGGTAAGGGCCTCGCTCATGGCAGCCAGCCCAAATTGCCAGCCTCTGTGCTTCCAATGCGCCTACAACCCGTACTGCACGGTTTCTCCCGTTTTCAACCACCGGACCCAGGCCAGCCTCTGGGGGCAATTTACGTCCAACGCCTGGTGCGGGAAGATGATGGGAATTTTCGACGTTCTATTTGAAAGGCTCGAGGATCCGGAGGCCAGGAAGGTCCTCGAGTCGTGGCTCGAGTACAAGGACCGCTAA